In Flavobacteriales bacterium, the following are encoded in one genomic region:
- a CDS encoding SDR family oxidoreductase yields MPKEEEKKEPTRLLTAEEIAECISILEALNADTDQIFEIPKSTRVELLKAAGKLSRPDRDEFSRRKKDAKKAQKRKMMARDKYARNTTGIRSARDASIFVAPLMLQNKETESKEKAVLESPRNCYVCKAVFNTLHHFYDTMCTECGDFNYAKRFQTAELKGQVALVTGSRLKIGYHITLMMLRAGATVIATTRFPVDSAIRFAKESDFEQWGHRLKIHGLDLRHIPSVEIFCNFIEQQYDRLDILINNAAQTVRRPAGFYQHMIANEELSIDKLPKYAKLVLSDHDACLQEINALSTNFEKGQGKNLPVTWHGKQIGIGLTSSAKLSQIPYSIDNSLAVEEVFPEGKLDADLQQVDLRTTNSWRLKLGEIETNEMLEVQLVNSVAPFVLCNRLVNLMKKDNTGKKHIINVTAMEGKFHRFHKEARHPHTNMAKAALNMMTLTSAGELAKFGIYTNAVDTGWVTDEDPAELAKRKEEVHDFQPPLDIVDGAARVMDPLLDGINSGKHWNGKFLKDYRPIDW; encoded by the coding sequence AGCGGCGGGCAAATTATCTCGTCCGGATAGAGATGAATTTTCTAGGCGAAAGAAAGATGCCAAGAAAGCACAAAAACGAAAGATGATGGCTCGCGACAAATACGCGCGAAACACCACAGGAATTAGAAGTGCACGTGATGCAAGCATATTCGTTGCCCCACTAATGCTTCAAAATAAGGAGACCGAATCGAAAGAGAAAGCGGTGTTAGAATCGCCTCGAAACTGCTACGTATGCAAGGCCGTTTTTAACACGCTGCATCATTTCTACGATACAATGTGTACAGAATGTGGTGACTTCAATTATGCTAAACGTTTTCAGACTGCTGAGCTAAAAGGCCAAGTCGCTTTAGTAACTGGATCTCGACTTAAAATAGGATATCATATTACTTTGATGATGCTAAGAGCCGGAGCAACCGTAATTGCTACTACTCGTTTCCCGGTTGATTCTGCAATACGTTTTGCCAAAGAATCGGATTTTGAGCAATGGGGTCATCGACTTAAAATACACGGACTTGATCTAAGGCATATTCCAAGTGTAGAGATCTTCTGCAACTTTATAGAACAACAATATGATCGTCTAGACATCCTAATAAATAACGCTGCACAAACGGTAAGACGACCAGCCGGATTTTACCAGCACATGATTGCAAATGAAGAACTATCGATTGATAAATTGCCAAAATATGCTAAGCTTGTTTTATCGGATCATGATGCTTGTTTGCAAGAAATAAATGCACTGAGCACAAACTTCGAAAAAGGACAGGGTAAAAATTTACCCGTTACCTGGCATGGAAAACAAATAGGAATTGGACTAACCTCATCAGCCAAATTGTCTCAAATTCCATACAGCATCGATAATTCATTGGCTGTTGAAGAAGTATTTCCAGAAGGTAAACTCGACGCCGATTTACAGCAAGTAGATCTTCGTACAACAAACAGCTGGCGATTAAAACTTGGTGAAATTGAGACTAACGAAATGCTCGAAGTACAACTTGTAAATTCTGTTGCTCCCTTTGTTTTGTGTAATCGATTGGTGAACTTAATGAAGAAAGACAACACCGGGAAAAAGCATATAATTAACGTTACCGCTATGGAAGGTAAATTCCATCGTTTTCACAAAGAGGCACGCCATCCACATACCAACATGGCAAAAGCGGCTCTTAATATGATGACCTTAACCTCAGCTGGCGAGTTAGCCAAATTTGGAATCTATACCAATGCAGTAGATACTGGTTGGGTAACAGATGAGGATCCTGCCGAGCTAGCAAAAAGAAAAGAAGAGGTACACGACTTCCAACCTCCACTAGATATAGTAGACGGAGCAGCACGTGTTATGGATCCTCTATTGGATGGTATCAACTCCGGAAAACATTGGAATGGTAAATTCTTAAAAGATTACCGACCAATCGATTGGTAA